In Nostoc sphaeroides, the genomic window CTTTTCTCTAATTGTAGCGATCGCCTGCATAACCGCTTCTTTGTCTGCTGGGGATAGGCTGGCACTGATGCGATTTTCTGCCATTTTTAATACTCCTTTAGGGTACTTAATTTCAGTATTCCCAAAGTTATATAGGTTTGCCTCAAATTTAAAATTAACAATTAAATACTACATAGAATCGAGTCGATGACGTAATTGGCTACTAAAAGTATCAATGACTGTGACTACAACCAAAAGCACTAACATCATGGTTGTTGCTTTGGTGTACTCGAACCCGTCGATGTAACTTTTTAACTGAAAGCCAATACCACCTGCACCAACTACACCCAAGACAGAAGCAGCACGGATGTTGTACTCAAACATCCAAAAGGTGTAACCCAATCCCAGAGGTAGTACTTGCGGGAGAATGCCGTATTGAGCAATCTGTAGCTTGGAGGCTCCGATAACTTGCAAGGATTCAAGAGAACGCGGATCAACCGCTTCAATTGCCTGTTGATAAAATTTGGCAAGGTAGCCGATGGTGTAGATTCCCAAGGCTAAAGTTCCTGCTGGTGCGCCTAAGCCAGTGGCGGCAACAAAAATTAGCCCCAGAATAATTGAGGGGACAGAACGTACAGTATTTTGCAGCAAATTAGCTAGCGATCGCAACCACCCAGGCGCAATATTGCTGGCGCTAGCTATAGCAATCGGTACAGAAAGAATTGCTCCAATGGTAGTTCCCCATAAAGACATCTGTACAGTTTCAATTAGTGCCTTAATTGCAATATCTAAAACTTTCCAATCGGGAGGAAATAACCGGGTAATAAAATCGGTGATGTATGGCCAGCTAGAACGCAGCAGTTCAAAATCGAGTTTGAGTCCTCGCAAAGCCCAACCATAAACTACTATGACAATTAATAAGATGAGTAGAGAACTCAGCCAAGGGTAGAAGCGTAAGCGTTTTAACTTAAAAAAGTAACTCATATTGTATTAAATCTCATTTAGGTTGAGAATCGTAGTCTTTGCGATTAGTCAAATTAATTACCCCCCTTAATCCCCCCTTGGAAAGGGGGGAAAAGAATCGAATCTTGTTCCCTCCCCTTTGCAAGGGGAGGGTTAGGGTGGGGTAAAATGACGCGGTTTAATTCAAATCCCACTCAACCGGAAACTTGAGCAAATTTAGCTTGTAAGTTGTCACAAAGCCCTTGATAAACGACGCGTCCAGCATCTAAGACGATCGCTTGCTCTGCGTATTTTTCTGCGATTCCCAAATCGTGCAAAACTGCGACAATAGTCATGCCTTGCTGAGTGTGCAATTGGGATAGAGTTTCCATGACTTGTTGCGATGCTACAACATCTAAGCCTGTGATGGGTTCATCGACTAAGAGAATTTGCGGTGATTGAATTAAAGTCCGAGCGATCGCTACTCGTTGTTGCTGTCCACCACTTAACTGACTGGTTTTCTGAAAAGCTAACTCTCCGAGTCCTAACTGTTCTAATAAATTTAGTGCCAACATGCGATCGCGTTTGGAAAATCCCAACAGTGTTTGCCAAGTTGTTCTTTTACCAAGGCATCCGCACAAGACATTTTCCAGTGCTGATAACTGCCGAATCAATCCGCCACCTTGAAATAACATGCCAACATCGCGCCGAATTTTTGGCAGTGTTCGGGGGTTCATCTCAACATTATTTACGAGCAATTCTCCTCTGGCTGATGGCACTAGTCCAACTAGCGATCGTAGTAATGTAGACTTACCAGCACCGTTTAGCCCCAGCAAAACGACAAATTCACCGCGTTTAATCTGGCAATTAATCCCGTTGAGAATGGGACGATTCAGAGATGGAGTATAAGCTGTTTCTAGGTTATGACACTCAATAACATAATCATTCATAGAAATTTATTTATCTGCTAACAGTTATCAAGAAAGACAGATGGTCACTTCGACTACGCTCACTTCGACTACGCTCACTTCGACTACGCTCAGTGACCACCTGCCTGGTTAGTGAGCAAAGCCGAACCACTGCCTCCTTCAAAACTGTTAACTGAATTATGGTTCAATGCCAGCAACTTGCAGAGCGTCACGCATAACTGCTAGGTGACGATCGTGATTAATTCGCACTAATTCTGTGGAATTATACAAGTCGCTTAACAATTTATTATTTTCCGACTTATTTAATTTCAGTAAGGCGTTGATGATTTTTTCCCGTGTTGGGGCTGGAACATCATCATCAATAGCAATACCGTGAGCAGGTACACCATTAATTTTGTGCAGAACCCGTAACTGATTCTTCTCTTCGGCGGTGATATAAGGTGGATTCAGGGCATATTCTGACACAACAGCCACATCAGCTTGACCACGCACAACTGCTTGCAAGGCTTTGCTGTAATTACCGCCGTAAGAAACTTGACCAAAGAAACTATCTAAGCGATCGCGGTTGGGTACAAATTTTTGTTTGACCAACTCAGCCACAGGGATAATAAACCCAGAGCCAGAAGTAGGGGAAGTAAAAGCAATTTTCTTGCCCCGCAGTTGTTCTAAAGTTGCTTTAGCTGAATTTTGAGTTTTTAGGGGACTATTCTTAGGGACAACAAATGTTGAGCTATAGGTGTATCTTCCAGAATAAGTGGAACGAACTTCGGCTAGATACAAGCTGGCATTTGCTAATTGTCTTGCTTTCAAAGCCGGACGGCTACTTAAAAAAGCGACATCAGCCCGATTTGCTCTCAAAGCTTCCACAGCAGCTGTATCATCACCAACTTGGGCGACGACTGGAATTCCTAACTCTTTGGATAAAAAAGCTCCTACTGCATTTGCCTTATTTTGCAAGTCTGTGGAATCAGCACGACTGGGAAAAACTATTGTTAAAGTTTTCTGCCCTTGGGCAAGTAAGCGTGGTGTCTGTTGATTAGTGGTGGGGTTGGCGATCGTTGCCTGCATAGCCCCTACTGTGCTGGCTACTAAACCTGTAAGCACTGCAAATGCCGCGCCAGCACCCAATAAGCTCTTTTTCATCACACTCATTTGCAACTCTCCATTAGGAAGTTTTCTCAGTTTATTTGCTAATTAGTTTTAATTAACCCCTAAAAAAGATTTATAGCTTTTAAGAAGAAAAGTCAATAATAAAGCCTAGTTTGTTTGGAGAGTTGTAGGCTTTTTTTATGAGTGTATTGTTACTAACCGCTAATTACAGCGATCGCATCAATTTCTACTAACACATCTTTAGGTAAGCGCGATACCTGAACACAAGCCCGCGCTGGGGCTGTATCTTCTGGGAAATATTTAGCATAAACGGCATTCACTGCCGCAAAATCATTCATATCAGCTAAAAATACAGTGGTTTTTACGACATCTTGGAAAGTCGCTCCGGCTGCCGTGAGGATGGCTTCAAGGTTAGCTAATACCTGCTCGGTTTGCTTTTTGACATCATCAGTGTAGACAACATCACCAAGGCGGGGATCGATGGCAATTTGTCCAGCCACGAATATAAATTGACCAGAAGCTGCGATCGCTTGATTATAAGGGCCGACTGGTGCGGGTGCGTTATCAGTATTAATTACTTTACGGGTCATAGATATTACTTTCTCTAACGATGTTTCCTGTTTACCGATTTCTAGCTGAGAAGCGATCGGTTTGTAGACTTCTCCATCTGGCATTATCGCACCAGTTAGGTCAGCATCTTTAAAGGTTGCCCCATAGACATCTGCTCCAGTTAAATCAGCCCTTTTCAAATTTGCTCCATCTAAATTTGCTTGGATTAAATTTGCCCATCGCAAATTGACTTTTTGTAAATTTGCTCCTTGGAGTAATGCTTTTCTAAAGTTTGTACTTTGAAGAGATGCTGCTGTGAAATCTATATCAGCTAAATTCATGCCTGAGAGATCAACTTTGTGCAAATATGCTCTATGAAATATACTTCCTTGGAGTTTGGCACTTTGCAATATTGCCTCAGTTAAGTTTGCCAGAGTTAAGTTTGATCCAATTAAGTACGCCTGACCCAAATCTGCCTTAGTTAGATTAGCTTTACTGAGATTAGCTTCAGCTAAGGAAGCCGCAGTCAGGTCTGCACTACTAAGATTTGCTCCACTTAAATTTGCTGTATCTAAATTTGCATAGATTAAATTTGCGCTACTTAGGTCTACACCTGTCAGTTTTGCCTGTTCTAAGTTTGCATAATTTAAATTGGTGCTACTTAGATTTGACCAACTTAAGTCAGCACCATTAAGGTCTGTCCAAGCAAAAATTGCTGAAGAAGCACTCACCGAATTCAACTTTGTATTTGTTAGAGACGCTTTAGTTAAATTCGTACTCTTAAGGCTTGCTCCGGTTAGGTTTGCCCCACTTAAATCGGCTCCAGCCAAATTTGCATTGTCTAAGTCTATTTCACTGAGGTCTGCACCTTTGAGATTTTCTTCACTCAAATTTTCTGAACGAAAATTCCGTTGTCCTTCGGCGTATTTCTCCAAGAGTGTCTCAGCGTCCATAATGCACCTTTAAATACCACTGACACAGTATAATCACAAAAACTTTGTGTTACAGGTATTCCTCTCTCCCTCTCTCTCTTTCTCTGCGCCCTCTGTGCCTCTGCGGTTCGTCCCTCTACCCCAACCTTGGACGTATCCCATAATGCCGATATCGCCAATAATCGCGCAGAATGCGATCGTGGTCAAAACATAAATTACCAGGCACTCGCCAATACTCAAAAATGCCTACACCCTTAGCATCATCTCCAGCCACAGGTTCCCCCGTAGCTGTCGCCAAAAACACAATGCTAATGGTATGCTGACGCGGATCGCGATTTGGGTCAGAATACACCAGTAATTGTTCAACTAACTCCACCTGCAAACCCGTCTCCTCCTGGGCTTCTCGCCGCGCCGCCACTTCCACCGCTTCGCCATAATCCACAAAACCACCCGGAATAGCCCAACCCAAGGGTAGATTATGTCTTTCAATTAACACTATTGGCCGATGAGGTCGATCTACTAGTTCAATGATGATATCAACTGTCGGTGCAGGATTTCGGTAAGTCATAGTTAATTAGTCATTGGTCATTAGTCATTAGTCATTAGCCAAGGACAAAGGACAAAGGACTAATGACAAACAAGATGAGTTTACTTGATTTACCCTGCAAATACTGTTCCGTGATAAATTCGATGCGATCGCATAGCGTGTCCATCAGATAATTGCTCCCTCTCATAATTCAGGTTAAATATGCCTTTTCCTAGATCCAGTGGTATTTTGCTGCATCCTACCTCCTTTCCCAGCCGATTTGGCGTTGGGGATTTAGGCTTAGAAGCCTATCGCTTCATCGATTTTCTTAAAGAAACCCATCAACAATATTGGCAAGTTCTACCCTTGGGCCCCACTGGATACGGCAATTCCCCTTATATGTGCTACTCAGCAATGGCAGGAAATCCCCTGCTAGTTAGCCCAGAAAAACTGCGAGATGAGGGTTTGCTCACTGAAGAAGACTTTGCTAATTTACCAGGATTTCCGGTAGAAAAGGTAGACTTTGACCAGGTTGTGCCGATTAAGATTGGGCTACTCAAAAAAGCCTGTGAAAACTTTAAAGTGAATGCTACGGACATCCAAAAAAACGAGTTTGCAGGTTTTTGCGACAGTAAAGCCTATTGGCTAGATAATTACGCCTTATTTATGGCGTTGAAAGATGCCCACGAAAATGCAAGCTGGCATACATGGGAGCCAGAATTTGTCAAGCGCGAACCCGAAGCATTAGCTCAGGTACAGGATCGGCTTAACGGAGAGATTTTTTATTACAAGTTCATCCAATTTAAGTTTTTCCGGCAGTGGTCAGAACTGAAAAGCTACGCCAATATGCGCGGTATTGACATTATCGGCGATATCCCCATCTACGTATCTCATGATAGTGCTGACGTGTGGGCGCATCCTGACATCTTTTGCTTAGACGAAGAGACTGGAGTTGCCGCCCAAATGGCAGGAGTCCCACCAGATTACTTTAGCGCCACCGGTCAATTGTGGGGCAACCCGGTTTATAACTGGGAGGAATTGCAAAAACAAGACTTTAAATGGTGGGTGCAACGCTTTGAGGCAATGCTGGATTATGTAGATATAATTCGCATTGACCACTTCCGGGGCTTCGAGGCTTATTGGTCAGTATCCCAAGGCGAAGAAACTGCCATGAATGGCAAATGGGTCGAAGCACCTGGAGACGCTTTTTTTGCAGCGATTAGGGAGAAGTTGGGCAAGCTACCCGTCTTGGCGGAAGATTTGGGAGTAATTACACCAGAGGTTGAAGCACTGCGAGATAAGTATGAATTTCCTGGGATGAAGGTTTTACAGTTTGCCTTTGGTTCCGATCCCGGTAATCCATTTTTACCATTCAATTACCCGCGAAATGCTGTAGTTTATACCGGCACTCACGATAATGACACAACTGTAGGCTGGTTTAATTCAGCCAACG contains:
- the phnE gene encoding phosphonate ABC transporter, permease protein PhnE — translated: MSYFFKLKRLRFYPWLSSLLILLIVIVVYGWALRGLKLDFELLRSSWPYITDFITRLFPPDWKVLDIAIKALIETVQMSLWGTTIGAILSVPIAIASASNIAPGWLRSLANLLQNTVRSVPSIILGLIFVAATGLGAPAGTLALGIYTIGYLAKFYQQAIEAVDPRSLESLQVIGASKLQIAQYGILPQVLPLGLGYTFWMFEYNIRAASVLGVVGAGGIGFQLKSYIDGFEYTKATTMMLVLLVVVTVIDTFSSQLRHRLDSM
- a CDS encoding phosphonate ABC transporter ATP-binding protein: MNDYVIECHNLETAYTPSLNRPILNGINCQIKRGEFVVLLGLNGAGKSTLLRSLVGLVPSARGELLVNNVEMNPRTLPKIRRDVGMLFQGGGLIRQLSALENVLCGCLGKRTTWQTLLGFSKRDRMLALNLLEQLGLGELAFQKTSQLSGGQQQRVAIARTLIQSPQILLVDEPITGLDVVASQQVMETLSQLHTQQGMTIVAVLHDLGIAEKYAEQAIVLDAGRVVYQGLCDNLQAKFAQVSG
- a CDS encoding phosphate/phosphite/phosphonate ABC transporter substrate-binding protein — translated: MSVMKKSLLGAGAAFAVLTGLVASTVGAMQATIANPTTNQQTPRLLAQGQKTLTIVFPSRADSTDLQNKANAVGAFLSKELGIPVVAQVGDDTAAVEALRANRADVAFLSSRPALKARQLANASLYLAEVRSTYSGRYTYSSTFVVPKNSPLKTQNSAKATLEQLRGKKIAFTSPTSGSGFIIPVAELVKQKFVPNRDRLDSFFGQVSYGGNYSKALQAVVRGQADVAVVSEYALNPPYITAEEKNQLRVLHKINGVPAHGIAIDDDVPAPTREKIINALLKLNKSENNKLLSDLYNSTELVRINHDRHLAVMRDALQVAGIEP
- a CDS encoding Rid family detoxifying hydrolase, encoding MDAETLLEKYAEGQRNFRSENLSEENLKGADLSEIDLDNANLAGADLSGANLTGASLKSTNLTKASLTNTKLNSVSASSAIFAWTDLNGADLSWSNLSSTNLNYANLEQAKLTGVDLSSANLIYANLDTANLSGANLSSADLTAASLAEANLSKANLTKADLGQAYLIGSNLTLANLTEAILQSAKLQGSIFHRAYLHKVDLSGMNLADIDFTAASLQSTNFRKALLQGANLQKVNLRWANLIQANLDGANLKRADLTGADVYGATFKDADLTGAIMPDGEVYKPIASQLEIGKQETSLEKVISMTRKVINTDNAPAPVGPYNQAIAASGQFIFVAGQIAIDPRLGDVVYTDDVKKQTEQVLANLEAILTAAGATFQDVVKTTVFLADMNDFAAVNAVYAKYFPEDTAPARACVQVSRLPKDVLVEIDAIAVISG
- a CDS encoding NUDIX domain-containing protein — translated: MTYRNPAPTVDIIIELVDRPHRPIVLIERHNLPLGWAIPGGFVDYGEAVEVAARREAQEETGLQVELVEQLLVYSDPNRDPRQHTISIVFLATATGEPVAGDDAKGVGIFEYWRVPGNLCFDHDRILRDYWRYRHYGIRPRLG
- the malQ gene encoding 4-alpha-glucanotransferase encodes the protein MPFPRSSGILLHPTSFPSRFGVGDLGLEAYRFIDFLKETHQQYWQVLPLGPTGYGNSPYMCYSAMAGNPLLVSPEKLRDEGLLTEEDFANLPGFPVEKVDFDQVVPIKIGLLKKACENFKVNATDIQKNEFAGFCDSKAYWLDNYALFMALKDAHENASWHTWEPEFVKREPEALAQVQDRLNGEIFYYKFIQFKFFRQWSELKSYANMRGIDIIGDIPIYVSHDSADVWAHPDIFCLDEETGVAAQMAGVPPDYFSATGQLWGNPVYNWEELQKQDFKWWVQRFEAMLDYVDIIRIDHFRGFEAYWSVSQGEETAMNGKWVEAPGDAFFAAIREKLGKLPVLAEDLGVITPEVEALRDKYEFPGMKVLQFAFGSDPGNPFLPFNYPRNAVVYTGTHDNDTTVGWFNSANDYEKQNLLLYLGSISPEGIHWDLIRLALSSIANQAIIPLQDVLGLGNEARMNFPSVAEGNWEWRYQEGALREELGDRLKVLTRLNGRAPEAQ